In one Bacillus sp. PK3_68 genomic region, the following are encoded:
- the pth gene encoding aminoacyl-tRNA hydrolase, whose translation MKLVVGLGNPGAKYAGTRHNIGFDVIEELAERFNSPLTEAKHKGVYTIVRKGTEKAILLKPLTYMNLSGESIGEVMRYYDVATEDVVVIYDDLDLPTGRIRLRQKGSAGGHNGIKSTIAHLGTQNFNRIRIGIDRPVPPMKVVDYVLGKFTEDEQEKMKQAVSKSADAVEAWLEKPFLEVMNEYNIQT comes from the coding sequence ATGAAGCTAGTTGTTGGTCTCGGCAATCCGGGGGCAAAATATGCAGGTACGAGGCATAATATCGGTTTTGATGTGATTGAGGAGTTAGCTGAACGTTTCAATTCCCCCCTCACAGAGGCAAAGCACAAAGGGGTTTATACGATTGTGCGAAAGGGAACAGAGAAAGCGATTTTGCTTAAGCCGCTTACATACATGAACCTGTCCGGAGAAAGCATCGGGGAGGTTATGCGCTATTATGATGTGGCAACAGAGGATGTTGTTGTGATTTATGATGATCTAGACTTGCCAACCGGCCGTATCCGCCTTCGACAAAAAGGCAGTGCAGGCGGGCATAATGGAATAAAGTCAACTATTGCTCATCTTGGTACGCAAAACTTTAATCGCATCCGTATTGGGATTGACCGCCCAGTTCCTCCGATGAAGGTGGTTGATTACGTATTAGGCAAATTTACGGAGGATGAGCAGGAAAAAATGAAACAGGCTGTTTCAAAGAGTGCGGATGCAGTAGAAGCATGGTTGGAAAAGCCGTTTCTTGAAGTAATGAACGAATATAACATTCAAACGTGA
- a CDS encoding anti-sigma-F factor Fin family protein, with the protein MAIHYVCRHCGTTVGSLKQPVVSSRQLGIHALTEDERIEMVQYDSEGNVTITTICEDCEESLQRNPDFHQYDYFIH; encoded by the coding sequence ATGGCCATTCATTACGTTTGCCGCCATTGCGGAACGACAGTTGGGAGTCTTAAACAGCCAGTTGTTTCAAGCCGGCAGCTTGGCATTCACGCACTGACGGAAGACGAGAGAATAGAGATGGTTCAATACGATTCTGAAGGTAACGTGACAATAACAACAATATGTGAAGATTGTGAGGAGTCTCTTCAAAGAAACCCTGATTTTCACCAATACGATTATTTTATACATTAA